From Micromonospora rifamycinica, a single genomic window includes:
- a CDS encoding glutathionylspermidine synthase family protein: MHREQVTPRPDFDAVIRTQGLVYVDTELPDGEIMSYWDETAAYAFDLDEVLRLEEATEELHRMSVAAAEHVVARHRYAEFGIPDWAAQAVARSLHERPPTLYGRFDLAYDGCWPPKLLEYNADTPTALVEASIVQWYWLEETRPHADQWNSLHERLVGAWAKIGAGLHDRRVHVCWSNEEDSGEDQITAGYLAETARQAGLDVTLLPIQHVGWDGRRFVDAADRPVTTCFKLYPWEWMLAEPYGRPALDPGTPTTWIEPAWKLLLSNKALLAVLWELFPGHEYLLPAYLDSPRGMPEYVAKPLLGREGGSVRIVTGDTEISNPGIYGDEGFCYQEFRALPQFDGGRMVLGSWIVDGESAGVGIRESESLITDGYARFVPHYIDAPRVP; encoded by the coding sequence GTGCATCGGGAGCAGGTCACCCCCCGCCCGGACTTCGACGCCGTGATCCGCACCCAGGGCCTGGTGTACGTCGACACCGAGCTGCCCGACGGCGAGATCATGTCGTACTGGGACGAGACCGCCGCGTACGCCTTCGACCTCGACGAGGTGCTGCGGTTGGAGGAGGCGACGGAGGAGCTGCACCGGATGTCGGTGGCCGCCGCCGAGCACGTGGTGGCCCGCCACCGGTACGCCGAGTTCGGCATCCCGGACTGGGCGGCGCAGGCGGTGGCCCGGTCGCTGCACGAACGTCCGCCCACCCTGTACGGCCGGTTCGATCTCGCCTACGACGGCTGCTGGCCGCCGAAGCTGCTGGAGTACAACGCCGACACCCCGACCGCGCTGGTCGAGGCGAGCATCGTGCAGTGGTACTGGCTGGAGGAGACCCGCCCGCACGCGGACCAGTGGAACAGCCTGCACGAGCGCCTGGTGGGGGCGTGGGCGAAGATCGGCGCCGGCCTGCACGACCGGCGGGTGCACGTGTGCTGGTCCAACGAGGAGGATTCCGGCGAGGACCAGATCACCGCGGGCTACCTGGCCGAGACGGCCCGGCAGGCCGGGCTGGACGTGACGCTGCTGCCGATCCAGCACGTCGGCTGGGACGGCCGGCGCTTCGTCGACGCCGCCGACCGGCCGGTCACCACCTGCTTCAAGCTCTACCCGTGGGAGTGGATGCTGGCCGAGCCGTACGGCCGCCCGGCGCTGGACCCGGGCACCCCGACCACCTGGATCGAGCCGGCCTGGAAGCTGCTGCTGTCGAACAAGGCGCTGCTGGCCGTGCTCTGGGAGCTGTTCCCGGGGCACGAGTACCTGCTGCCGGCCTACCTGGACTCGCCGCGCGGCATGCCGGAGTACGTGGCGAAGCCGCTGCTCGGCCGGGAGGGCGGCTCGGTACGCATCGTCACCGGCGACACCGAGATCAGCAACCCGGGGATCTATGGCGACGAAGGCTTCTGCTATCAGGAGTTCCGGGCGTTGCCGCAGTTCGACGGGGGTCGCATGGTGCTGGGAAGCTGGATCGTCGACGGCGAGTCGGCCGGGGTCGGCATCCGGGAGAGCGAAAGTCTGATCACCGACGGTTACGCGCGCTTCGTGCCGCACTACATCGACGCGCCGCGTGTTCCGTGA
- a CDS encoding proline dehydrogenase family protein produces MLRSIILAAARSSQVERLVATAPLTRDVVRRFVAGTGTDDALRATRALVADGLAVTLDYLGEDTVTAEQAVATRDEYLTLLRALAAAGLTPAAEVSVKLSALGQRFDEQLAYDNARAICVAADQAGTTVTLDMEDHTTTDSTLDALTKLRKDHPSTGAVLQAYLRRTESDCRELAGVGSRVRLCKGAYSEPESVAYQSAREVDKSYVRCLNVLMSGAGYPMLATHDPRLIAIGEDRARWFDRGPGEFEFQMLYGIRPDEQARLAGEGYTVRTYLPYGDDWYGYLMRRLAERPANLAFFGRALASKK; encoded by the coding sequence ATGCTCCGTTCCATCATCCTCGCCGCCGCCCGGTCATCCCAGGTCGAGCGGCTCGTCGCGACGGCCCCGCTCACCCGGGACGTCGTCCGCCGGTTCGTCGCCGGCACCGGCACCGACGACGCGCTGCGCGCGACCCGCGCACTCGTCGCCGACGGCCTCGCGGTCACCCTCGACTACCTCGGCGAGGACACCGTCACCGCAGAGCAGGCCGTCGCCACCCGGGACGAGTACCTCACCCTGCTGCGGGCGCTCGCCGCCGCCGGGCTGACCCCGGCCGCCGAGGTGAGCGTGAAGCTGTCCGCCCTCGGCCAGCGCTTCGACGAGCAACTGGCGTACGACAACGCGCGGGCGATCTGCGTGGCGGCCGACCAGGCGGGCACCACGGTCACCCTGGACATGGAGGACCACACCACCACCGACTCGACCCTGGACGCGCTGACCAAGCTGCGCAAGGACCACCCGTCGACCGGTGCGGTGCTCCAGGCCTACCTGCGGCGTACCGAGTCGGACTGCCGGGAGCTGGCCGGCGTGGGGTCGCGGGTGCGGCTGTGCAAGGGCGCGTACTCCGAGCCGGAGTCGGTGGCCTACCAGTCGGCCCGCGAGGTGGACAAGTCGTACGTGCGCTGTCTCAACGTGCTGATGTCCGGCGCCGGCTACCCGATGCTGGCCACCCACGATCCGCGCCTGATCGCCATCGGCGAGGACCGGGCCCGCTGGTTCGACCGGGGGCCGGGCGAGTTCGAGTTCCAGATGCTGTACGGCATCCGCCCCGACGAGCAGGCCCGACTGGCCGGCGAGGGCTACACGGTGCGTACCTACCTGCCGTACGGGGACGACTGGTACGGCTACCTGATGCGCCGCCTCGCCGAGCGGCCGGCGAACCTGGCGTTCTTCGGCCGGGCGCTGGCCTCGAAGAAGTGA
- a CDS encoding helix-turn-helix domain-containing protein — protein MAGSQSADGRLSDVRFLTVAEVASVMRVSKMTVYRLVHSGELTAVRVGRSFRVPEHAVHDYLRGAFQETA, from the coding sequence ATGGCCGGGTCGCAGTCCGCCGACGGTCGGTTGTCGGACGTCAGGTTCCTCACGGTCGCCGAGGTGGCCTCGGTGATGCGGGTGTCCAAGATGACGGTCTATCGCCTGGTGCACAGCGGTGAACTCACCGCGGTCCGGGTGGGCCGGTCGTTCCGGGTGCCCGAGCACGCGGTGCACGACTATCTGCGCGGGGCGTTCCAGGAGACCGCCTGA
- a CDS encoding 30S ribosomal protein bS22, giving the protein MGSVVKKRRKRMAKKKHRKLLRKTRVQRRRLGK; this is encoded by the coding sequence ATGGGCTCGGTGGTCAAGAAGCGCCGCAAGCGCATGGCTAAGAAGAAGCACCGCAAGCTGCTGCGCAAGACCCGCGTCCAGCGTCGCCGTCTCGGCAAGTGA
- a CDS encoding NAD-dependent epimerase/dehydratase family protein: MTPGGTSGAPGVVVVTGVGRYLGAHVAARLATDPRIERVIGVDPVTPGPEITGLLDRVERIRLDLDSLGGLLADLDVDAVVHLALATAPDPQHGGRPAMKEQNVIGTMQLLAACQRAPRLRKLVVRSSTAAYGASFRDPAVFTEETEPREVPRGGFGRDILDIEGYVRGFRRRRPDVTATVLRFAPFIGSTADTTLTRYFSRPVVPTVFGRDPRLQFVHFDDALEVLHRSVAEDHPGTYNVAGPGVLSLSQAIRRAGRVAVPVWEPGLSGAAAIARNLGFGRYGLDQVDLIVHGRVVDTSRLTREYGFTPRSTAVAFDDFIRAHHGGVVVGREQLAAAEQAVLESIRQIRSAVRDRT; the protein is encoded by the coding sequence ATGACCCCCGGAGGCACCTCAGGTGCCCCGGGGGTCGTCGTCGTGACCGGGGTCGGCCGCTACCTGGGCGCGCACGTCGCCGCCCGGCTCGCCACCGACCCCCGCATCGAACGGGTCATCGGCGTCGACCCGGTCACCCCCGGTCCCGAGATCACCGGCCTGCTCGACCGGGTCGAACGGATCCGTCTGGACCTCGACTCGCTCGGTGGGCTGCTGGCCGACCTGGACGTCGACGCCGTAGTCCACCTGGCCCTGGCGACCGCCCCCGACCCGCAGCACGGCGGCCGGCCGGCGATGAAGGAACAGAACGTCATCGGCACCATGCAGCTGCTCGCCGCCTGCCAGCGGGCACCCCGGCTGCGCAAACTCGTGGTCCGGTCGTCGACTGCCGCCTACGGGGCGTCCTTCCGCGACCCGGCGGTCTTCACCGAGGAGACCGAGCCGCGCGAGGTGCCGCGCGGCGGTTTCGGCCGCGACATCCTCGACATCGAGGGGTACGTGCGCGGCTTCCGTCGCCGTCGCCCCGACGTCACCGCGACCGTGCTGCGGTTCGCCCCGTTCATCGGCTCCACCGCCGACACCACGCTCACCCGCTACTTCTCCCGGCCGGTGGTGCCCACCGTCTTCGGCCGTGACCCCCGGCTCCAGTTCGTGCACTTCGACGACGCCCTGGAGGTGCTGCACCGGTCCGTCGCCGAGGACCACCCGGGGACGTACAACGTGGCCGGGCCGGGGGTGCTCTCGCTGTCCCAGGCGATCCGCCGGGCCGGTCGGGTGGCCGTGCCGGTGTGGGAGCCGGGCTTGTCGGGAGCCGCCGCGATCGCCCGCAACCTCGGGTTCGGCCGCTACGGCCTGGACCAGGTCGACCTGATCGTGCACGGCCGGGTGGTCGACACCAGCCGGCTGACCCGGGAGTACGGCTTCACCCCGCGCTCCACGGCCGTCGCGTTCGACGACTTCATCCGCGCCCACCACGGCGGGGTCGTGGTCGGCCGGGAGCAGCTCGCCGCGGCCGAGCAGGCGGTGCTGGAGAGCATCAGGCAGATCCGCTCCGCCGTCCGGGACCGCACGTGA
- a CDS encoding lysophospholipid acyltransferase family protein yields MWDRRVATGLAFLRRRLSGQYEVDEFGFDPELTGAVFHPLLRLLYRDWFRTEVTGLEHVPTDGAGLVVGNHSGTVALDALILSAALHDQHPARRYLRLLGADLVFRMPVVSELARKTGGTVACNPDAERLLGNGELVGVFPEGFKGIGKLYADRYKLQRFGRGGFVSAALRTGTPIVPVAIVGGEEIYPMLADIKPLARLLKLPYFPVTPTFPWLGPLGMVPLPSKWLIEFCPPIPTAHLTDSADDPLVVFNLADQVRETIQQTLHQLLERRPDPFGP; encoded by the coding sequence GTGTGGGACCGGCGGGTCGCCACCGGTCTGGCGTTCCTGCGCCGCCGCCTCTCCGGTCAGTACGAGGTGGACGAGTTCGGGTTCGACCCGGAGCTGACCGGGGCGGTCTTCCACCCGCTGCTGCGACTGCTCTACCGCGACTGGTTCCGGACCGAGGTAACCGGCCTGGAGCACGTGCCCACCGACGGGGCCGGCCTGGTGGTCGGCAACCACTCCGGCACGGTGGCCCTGGACGCGTTGATCCTCTCCGCCGCCCTGCACGACCAGCATCCCGCCCGCCGCTACCTGCGGTTGCTCGGCGCGGACCTGGTCTTCCGAATGCCGGTGGTCTCCGAGCTGGCCCGCAAGACCGGCGGTACGGTCGCCTGCAACCCGGACGCCGAACGGCTGCTCGGCAACGGCGAGCTGGTCGGCGTCTTCCCGGAGGGCTTCAAGGGCATCGGCAAGCTCTACGCCGACCGCTACAAGCTGCAACGCTTCGGGCGGGGCGGTTTCGTCTCGGCGGCGCTGCGCACCGGCACCCCGATCGTCCCGGTCGCCATCGTCGGCGGCGAGGAGATCTACCCGATGCTGGCCGACATCAAGCCGCTGGCCAGGCTGCTCAAGCTGCCCTACTTCCCGGTGACGCCGACGTTCCCCTGGCTGGGGCCGCTGGGCATGGTGCCGCTGCCGAGCAAGTGGCTGATCGAGTTCTGTCCGCCGATCCCGACCGCCCACCTGACCGACTCGGCGGACGATCCTCTGGTCGTGTTCAACCTCGCCGACCAGGTCCGCGAGACCATCCAGCAGACCCTGCACCAGCTGCTCGAACGCCGCCCCGACCCGTTCGGCCCCTGA
- a CDS encoding HAD family hydrolase — translation MASNRRVTVSTDVHGHTAGWADVTTPPVPPDARTAAFFDIDNTMMQGASIYWFARGLAARSYVTTGDLARFAWQQARFRLLATEHAGDMSRARQAALAFVEGWRVDDVERLAEEIFDELMAPRIWAGTRRLAQRHLDAGQRVWLVSAAPVEIGRVIAARLGLTGAIGTVAEIVDGAYTGRLVGDLMHGPAKAEAVTRLAAVEGLDLARCTAYSDSRNDLPMLVAVGRAVAINPDGALLRTARRRGWEVRDFRTGRRAARIAVPSTAALGLLAGAVSAGLALHRRRRTA, via the coding sequence ATGGCCAGCAACCGCAGGGTCACCGTCAGCACCGACGTCCACGGACACACCGCCGGTTGGGCGGACGTCACGACGCCACCGGTGCCCCCGGATGCCCGCACCGCCGCGTTCTTCGACATCGACAACACGATGATGCAGGGCGCGTCGATCTACTGGTTCGCCCGCGGGCTGGCCGCCCGCAGCTACGTCACCACCGGTGACCTGGCCCGGTTCGCCTGGCAGCAGGCCCGGTTCCGGCTGCTGGCCACCGAGCACGCGGGTGACATGTCGCGGGCCAGGCAGGCCGCGCTCGCCTTCGTCGAGGGCTGGCGGGTCGACGACGTCGAACGGCTCGCCGAAGAGATCTTCGACGAGTTGATGGCCCCGAGGATCTGGGCCGGCACCCGTCGGCTCGCCCAGCGCCACCTCGACGCCGGCCAGCGGGTCTGGCTGGTCAGCGCCGCGCCGGTGGAGATCGGCCGGGTGATCGCCGCCCGGCTCGGCCTGACCGGTGCGATCGGCACGGTCGCCGAGATCGTCGACGGGGCGTACACCGGCCGGCTGGTGGGAGACCTGATGCACGGTCCGGCCAAGGCCGAGGCGGTCACCCGGCTCGCCGCGGTCGAGGGGCTGGACCTGGCCCGCTGCACCGCCTACAGCGACTCCCGCAACGACCTGCCGATGCTCGTCGCGGTGGGTCGGGCGGTGGCGATCAACCCGGACGGCGCGCTGCTGCGGACCGCCCGGCGACGGGGCTGGGAGGTGCGTGACTTCCGGACCGGCCGCCGGGCGGCACGGATCGCCGTACCGTCGACCGCCGCGCTCGGGTTGCTGGCCGGCGCGGTCTCCGCCGGCCTCGCGCTGCACCGACGCCGCCGCACGGCCTGA
- a CDS encoding DUF5667 domain-containing protein, translating into MDSDLFSRRRAVRFAQLLDEANGGPRHHVRSRADAQLTALVAVGRRLVAERPVVEVDAEFRAGLRAMLVAAADRDDAADPVTGAAPKTTARGALLGGVTARRARARGAILVGIAAGAVAVSGISAASENAVPGDALYGMKRSTERAQLALASSDVSRGQLFLDFARTRLDEAATLRDDPTGFSAVLDDMDTDTRQGVRLLTTAATQHADPAALDAVNAFVAGQRRAVGGLLDGAGSAERDRTRQSLALLDTIRRRSDALRAAITCALPAPVGSDALGPTPAACPLGR; encoded by the coding sequence GTGGACAGCGACCTCTTCTCCCGTCGTCGGGCCGTACGCTTCGCCCAGCTTCTCGACGAGGCCAACGGCGGCCCACGCCACCACGTCCGCTCCCGCGCCGACGCCCAGCTCACCGCGCTCGTCGCGGTCGGACGTCGGCTCGTCGCCGAACGACCCGTCGTCGAGGTGGACGCCGAGTTCCGGGCCGGCCTGCGGGCCATGCTGGTCGCCGCGGCCGACCGGGACGACGCCGCCGACCCGGTCACCGGGGCGGCCCCGAAGACCACCGCCCGGGGTGCGCTGCTGGGCGGGGTGACCGCCCGACGGGCCCGCGCCCGAGGTGCCATCCTGGTCGGCATCGCGGCCGGGGCGGTCGCCGTCTCCGGCATCTCCGCCGCCAGCGAGAACGCGGTCCCGGGCGACGCCCTGTACGGCATGAAGCGCTCGACCGAACGGGCCCAGCTCGCCCTGGCCAGCTCGGACGTCAGCCGGGGGCAGCTCTTCCTCGACTTCGCCCGGACCCGGCTCGACGAGGCGGCCACCCTGCGCGACGACCCGACCGGGTTCAGCGCCGTGCTCGACGACATGGACACCGACACCCGGCAGGGCGTCCGGCTGCTCACCACCGCGGCCACGCAGCACGCCGACCCGGCGGCGCTGGACGCGGTGAACGCCTTCGTCGCCGGGCAGCGCCGAGCCGTCGGTGGCCTGCTCGACGGGGCCGGTTCCGCCGAGCGGGACCGTACCCGGCAGTCTCTCGCCCTGCTCGACACGATCCGCCGGCGCTCCGACGCGCTGCGTGCCGCGATCACCTGCGCGCTGCCCGCCCCGGTCGGCAGCGACGCCCTCGGCCCCACCCCGGCCGCCTGCCCCCTCGGCCGCTGA
- a CDS encoding ECF subfamily RNA polymerase sigma factor, BldN family, giving the protein MTAFGYADRPTGLTGPAPRASVNERTDPPRPDPASRRIHPRPHHNEAAPRSTAPGGNATPGGRTTLPARQPTMPTQSRRVGEPPAPADPTSGETAVIPVVPADDTAVIPAVPTGDDPPDTTLLPVVPADDTELIPAVPADGTALIPAVPADGTALIPAVPADGPAAGPPATGPPPTGTPPTGFPSRPDPSDPATEVWMLVERAQAGESEAFGLIYDRYVDTVFRFVYFRVGNRQLAEDLTSDTFLRALKRIGSFTWQGRDLGAWLVTIARNLVADHFKSGRYRLEVTTGDVLDADREDRGPEGSPEAAVVEHITNVALLTAVTRLNPEQQECIVLRFLQGLSVAETARAMGKNEGAIKALQYRAVRALARLLPAGFQP; this is encoded by the coding sequence GTGACCGCCTTCGGCTACGCGGACCGTCCCACCGGTCTGACCGGACCGGCGCCCCGGGCGTCGGTCAACGAGCGGACGGACCCACCCCGCCCGGACCCGGCCTCCCGTCGGATCCACCCACGCCCGCACCACAACGAGGCGGCGCCCCGGTCCACCGCGCCGGGCGGCAACGCCACACCGGGCGGCCGGACGACCCTGCCCGCCCGGCAGCCAACCATGCCGACGCAGAGCAGACGGGTCGGCGAGCCACCCGCCCCGGCCGACCCGACCAGCGGCGAGACCGCCGTGATCCCGGTCGTCCCGGCCGACGACACCGCCGTGATCCCGGCCGTACCGACCGGGGACGACCCGCCCGACACCACCCTGCTCCCCGTCGTCCCGGCCGACGACACCGAGCTGATCCCGGCGGTTCCGGCCGACGGCACCGCGCTGATCCCGGCGGTTCCGGCCGACGGCACCGCGCTGATCCCGGCGGTTCCGGCCGACGGGCCGGCCGCCGGCCCACCCGCCACCGGGCCACCGCCCACCGGTACCCCGCCCACCGGCTTCCCCAGCCGCCCCGACCCGTCCGACCCGGCCACCGAGGTCTGGATGCTGGTCGAGCGGGCGCAGGCCGGCGAGTCCGAGGCCTTCGGGCTGATCTACGACCGGTACGTCGACACGGTCTTCCGGTTCGTCTACTTCCGGGTCGGCAACCGCCAACTGGCCGAGGACCTCACCTCCGACACGTTCCTCCGCGCCCTCAAGCGGATCGGCAGCTTCACCTGGCAGGGCCGCGACCTCGGCGCGTGGCTGGTCACCATCGCCCGCAACCTGGTCGCCGACCACTTCAAGTCCGGTCGCTACCGGCTGGAGGTGACCACCGGCGACGTGCTCGACGCCGACCGGGAGGACCGGGGGCCGGAGGGCAGTCCCGAGGCGGCCGTGGTCGAGCACATCACCAACGTGGCGCTGCTCACCGCCGTCACCCGGCTCAACCCGGAACAGCAGGAGTGCATCGTGCTCCGCTTCCTCCAGGGCCTCTCGGTGGCCGAGACGGCCCGCGCGATGGGCAAGAACGAGGGCGCGATCAAGGCCTTGCAGTACCGGGCGGTCCGGGCGCTGGCCCGGCTCCTGCCGGCCGGTTTCCAGCCCTGA
- a CDS encoding glutaredoxin family protein, which translates to MSTDARLALITRPGCHLCEDAKAALERVAAVTGDRWVEKDVTGDVELEREYGDRLPVVLLDGKEHGYWRVEEERLLRDLTTPQL; encoded by the coding sequence ATGTCCACTGACGCCCGGCTCGCCCTGATCACCCGGCCCGGTTGCCACCTGTGCGAGGACGCCAAGGCCGCCCTGGAGCGGGTGGCCGCGGTGACCGGTGACCGGTGGGTGGAGAAGGACGTCACCGGCGACGTCGAGCTGGAGCGCGAGTACGGCGACCGGCTGCCGGTGGTGCTGCTCGACGGCAAGGAGCACGGCTACTGGCGGGTGGAGGAGGAGCGGTTGCTGCGGGACCTGACCACGCCTCAGCTCTAG
- a CDS encoding redox-sensing transcriptional repressor Rex, translating into MSQHRHPGASDRAGAVPALPDLPEATVARLPEYLRALHNLADAGHETVSSEGLAGAAGVNSAKLRKDLSHLGSYGTRGVGYDVALLVDQIEFVLGLTQRRAVALVGVGNLGHALAGYDGFASRGFRIAALFDADASRVGEMISGLAVRHIDELPRVAAEEAISIGVIATPAPAAQAVAEQLVAAGVTSILNFAPCVLSVPDGVDVRKVDLAIELQILSFHEHRKASLTALPAAGGSALTALPGGLVTPDTQEAIGT; encoded by the coding sequence ATGAGTCAGCACCGTCACCCAGGCGCGTCCGATCGCGCCGGTGCCGTACCGGCGCTCCCGGACCTCCCGGAGGCGACCGTCGCGCGGCTCCCCGAGTATCTCCGCGCCCTGCACAACCTGGCCGACGCCGGTCACGAGACGGTGTCCAGCGAGGGCCTGGCCGGTGCCGCGGGGGTCAACTCGGCCAAGCTCCGCAAGGATCTCTCACACCTCGGCTCGTACGGCACCCGGGGGGTCGGCTACGACGTCGCCCTGCTGGTCGACCAGATCGAGTTCGTGCTCGGGCTCACCCAGCGCCGGGCGGTCGCCCTGGTCGGGGTGGGTAATCTCGGTCACGCTCTGGCCGGCTACGACGGCTTCGCCAGCCGGGGTTTCCGGATCGCGGCGCTCTTCGACGCCGACGCCTCCCGGGTCGGCGAGATGATCAGCGGGCTGGCCGTGCGGCACATCGACGAACTGCCCCGGGTCGCCGCCGAGGAGGCGATCTCCATCGGCGTGATCGCCACCCCCGCCCCGGCCGCCCAGGCGGTGGCCGAGCAACTGGTCGCCGCCGGTGTCACGAGCATCCTCAACTTCGCGCCGTGCGTACTCTCGGTGCCGGACGGGGTCGACGTGCGCAAGGTGGACCTCGCCATCGAGCTGCAGATCCTGTCCTTCCACGAGCACCGCAAGGCGTCGTTGACCGCGTTGCCCGCCGCCGGCGGCTCCGCCCTCACCGCCCTGCCCGGCGGGCTCGTGACCCCCGACACCCAGGAGGCGATCGGCACGTGA
- a CDS encoding glutamyl-tRNA reductase: MKLLVVGASYRTAPVVTLEQLAVSPADLTRTLDRLVAQPYVAEAVLVSTCNRVEVYAAVSGFHGGLGDICAVLAEQAGAPPAAFASHLYVHYDSAAVDHVFRVAAGLDSMVVGEAQILGQLRDAYHWASGADTAGRLLHELMQQALRVGKRAHAETDIDRAGQSVVTAALDLTAELLDGDLAGRPALVVGAGAMGALSVATLARRDAGPLTVTNRGADRAVRLAESYGAHAVPLAELVPALSTVDIVVAATAATEPVLTVDVVTGALARRDPARGPLVLLDLAVPRDVAPEVAALPGVEVIDIDRMATLLAGGPAAADAAEVGRIVAAEVEAFLSWLRGADVAPTVAALRGRADDVVSAELRRLAQRRPDLSDDQRAEVARTVHRVVQRLLHQPTVKVRQLAAEPGGDQYAALLRELFDLQVPQTSGVGSVPEVVETVDGRASFEVAGVPTTGTDQPSSGGER; this comes from the coding sequence GTGAAGCTGCTCGTCGTCGGCGCGTCCTACCGCACTGCTCCCGTGGTCACCCTGGAGCAGCTCGCGGTCTCCCCGGCCGACCTCACCCGAACCCTGGACCGGCTGGTCGCCCAGCCGTACGTCGCCGAGGCGGTGCTCGTCTCCACCTGTAACCGGGTGGAGGTGTACGCCGCGGTGTCCGGCTTCCACGGCGGCCTCGGCGACATCTGCGCCGTCCTCGCCGAGCAGGCCGGTGCCCCGCCCGCCGCGTTCGCCAGCCACCTCTACGTGCACTACGACTCGGCCGCCGTCGACCACGTCTTCCGGGTCGCCGCCGGGCTGGACTCCATGGTGGTCGGCGAGGCGCAGATCCTCGGCCAGCTCCGGGACGCCTACCACTGGGCCTCCGGCGCGGACACCGCCGGGCGGCTGCTGCACGAGCTGATGCAGCAGGCGCTGCGGGTCGGCAAGCGGGCGCACGCCGAGACCGACATCGACCGGGCCGGGCAGAGCGTCGTCACCGCCGCCCTGGACCTCACCGCCGAGCTGCTCGACGGCGACCTCGCCGGCCGGCCGGCCCTGGTGGTCGGCGCGGGCGCGATGGGCGCGCTGAGCGTGGCGACGCTGGCCCGTCGGGACGCCGGCCCGCTCACCGTCACCAACCGGGGGGCCGACCGGGCCGTCCGGCTGGCCGAGTCGTACGGGGCACACGCCGTGCCGCTGGCCGAACTCGTCCCCGCGCTCTCCACAGTGGACATCGTAGTGGCCGCCACCGCGGCCACCGAACCGGTCCTCACCGTCGACGTGGTGACCGGGGCGCTGGCCCGCCGTGACCCCGCCCGGGGGCCGCTCGTGCTACTCGACCTCGCCGTGCCCCGGGACGTCGCACCCGAGGTGGCCGCGCTGCCCGGCGTGGAGGTGATCGACATCGACCGGATGGCCACCCTGCTCGCCGGCGGCCCGGCCGCCGCGGACGCCGCCGAGGTCGGCCGGATCGTGGCCGCCGAGGTCGAGGCGTTCCTGAGCTGGCTGCGCGGGGCCGACGTGGCACCCACCGTGGCCGCCCTGCGCGGCCGGGCCGACGACGTGGTCAGCGCCGAGCTGCGCCGGCTCGCCCAGCGTCGCCCCGACCTCAGCGACGACCAGCGCGCCGAGGTCGCCCGGACCGTACACCGGGTGGTGCAGCGGCTGCTGCACCAGCCGACCGTCAAGGTCCGTCAGCTCGCCGCCGAGCCGGGCGGCGACCAGTACGCCGCACTGCTGCGCGAGCTGTTCGACCTGCAGGTGCCGCAGACCTCCGGGGTCGGCTCGGTGCCGGAGGTGGTGGAGACCGTCGACGGCCGCGCGTCGTTCGAGGTGGCCGGCGTCCCGACCACCGGCACCGACCAGCCGTCCAGCGGAGGTGAGCGATGA